A region of Paenibacillus sp. JNUCC-31 DNA encodes the following proteins:
- a CDS encoding GNAT family N-acetyltransferase: MLVLLHQLSQRKQLAPFISGTNGHVVMGGVLAGLQCGRVYADRLQAPASALIWAQNEMFYLIGSSDNDQFNRRVREVLVQELLPEALDAGEGMLNLEVYPEPGSDWSPVLHHMFNGRLREGLRVPFQFNLAKYEKWLERSTGSLFVPSEYHLHVIDRATIEVDRNGIIQKEILKFWHSVDDFIQYGAGTCMVHQGKVVATCISVFVSGTHHETGIHTYDPIHRGKGLATAMASTYIQLVLEKGGTPHWTTEDFRHDSIVIAGKLGFEQGRAYPVNYMPIQELLDCK; this comes from the coding sequence ATGTTGGTTTTACTGCATCAACTTTCCCAAAGGAAACAATTGGCACCCTTTATCTCGGGAACTAACGGGCATGTGGTCATGGGTGGTGTGCTTGCAGGACTTCAATGCGGACGTGTCTATGCAGACCGGCTTCAAGCTCCGGCAAGCGCACTGATCTGGGCACAAAACGAAATGTTTTATCTGATCGGAAGTTCCGATAATGATCAGTTCAACAGGCGTGTCAGAGAAGTGCTTGTTCAGGAGCTTTTACCTGAAGCGTTAGATGCTGGCGAAGGCATGCTGAATCTTGAGGTTTATCCTGAGCCAGGCTCGGACTGGTCTCCAGTCCTGCATCACATGTTCAATGGACGTCTGCGCGAAGGGTTGCGAGTTCCTTTTCAATTCAATCTTGCGAAGTATGAAAAGTGGCTGGAACGAAGTACCGGCTCTCTGTTCGTTCCTTCTGAATATCATCTTCATGTCATCGACCGAGCTACAATAGAGGTGGACAGAAATGGTATTATTCAGAAAGAAATTTTGAAGTTTTGGCATTCGGTGGACGACTTCATCCAATACGGAGCAGGCACTTGCATGGTTCATCAAGGAAAAGTCGTAGCTACATGTATCTCAGTGTTTGTTAGTGGCACTCACCATGAAACAGGCATTCATACCTACGATCCAATACATCGTGGCAAGGGCCTGGCTACCGCTATGGCAAGCACTTATATCCAATTGGTACTGGAAAAGGGTGGTACTCCACATTGGACGACAGAGGATTTCCGTCATGATTCCATTGTGATTGCGGGTAAGCTTGGTTTTGAACAAGGCAGAGCCTATCCCGTCAATTATATGCCGATTCAGGAGCTTCTGGATTGTAAATGA
- the infC gene encoding translation initiation factor IF-3, whose product MIKNEKIKATEVELTGLNGEDLGIMSTREALALAKKYKVDLVCMSLMTSPPPCKLIGAGAAREEKQQEKKKAAKSPDKRKVKEIRLNLQMEDHDRETKQSQAERILTKGDSVKLVIQVHGAKEGTAGKEWAEQLCKSLAEYGSKTTGIQVSGKQVVVQLDPIG is encoded by the coding sequence ATGATCAAAAATGAAAAGATTAAGGCAACCGAGGTCGAGCTAACGGGTCTGAACGGTGAAGATCTGGGCATCATGTCCACACGTGAAGCACTTGCTCTTGCCAAGAAGTACAAAGTGGATCTGGTATGCATGTCTCTGATGACCAGCCCGCCGCCATGTAAACTGATTGGAGCTGGAGCAGCCAGAGAGGAAAAGCAGCAAGAGAAGAAGAAGGCCGCAAAATCACCGGATAAACGTAAAGTGAAGGAGATTCGACTGAACCTCCAGATGGAAGATCATGACCGGGAGACGAAGCAATCTCAGGCAGAGCGTATTCTGACGAAGGGTGACTCGGTGAAGCTCGTCATTCAGGTGCATGGAGCCAAGGAAGGAACAGCGGGCAAGGAATGGGCAGAGCAGCTATGTAAATCTCTTGCTGAGTATGGCAGTAAAACGACCGGTATTCAGGTAAGCGGCAAACAGGTCGTTGTACAGCTGGACCCTATTGGATAA
- a CDS encoding glucose-1-phosphate adenylyltransferase has translation MAKKEVVAMLLAGGQGKRLKGLTKSLAKPAVYFGGTYRIIDFPLSNCSNSGIDTVGVLTQYEPLVLHSYIGIGSDWDLDRKNGGVYVLPPHEREDGSNWYRGTADAIYRNLNFIEQFDPEHVLILSGDHIYKMDYEKMLQYHKEKDADCTISVIDVPLEEASRFGLLNTHDDYRIYEFEEKPPEPKSTLASMGIYLFKWDVLKRFLIQDEQQASTSYDFGKDIIPLLLENEKSLYAYPFEGYWKDVGTIRSLWESNMDLLDEDTPFNLNDPDWRIYTRNPNQPAQYISPSAKVRNCIISEGSVVHGEVKHSVLFYGIEVGENSSVTDSVIMPKVKIGQNVRIHKAIIAEGLVIPDGVHLSPAPEDESDILLVDQEELERQLHEGMTSKA, from the coding sequence ATGGCAAAAAAGGAAGTTGTAGCGATGTTGCTCGCTGGAGGGCAAGGCAAACGGTTAAAGGGATTGACGAAATCACTGGCCAAGCCCGCTGTTTATTTTGGCGGTACCTACCGTATCATAGATTTTCCTCTTAGCAATTGCTCCAATTCAGGCATCGACACAGTCGGTGTGTTAACTCAGTACGAACCTCTGGTGCTACACTCCTATATCGGCATTGGCAGTGATTGGGATCTGGATCGCAAAAATGGCGGTGTATATGTACTTCCTCCTCATGAACGTGAAGACGGCAGTAACTGGTATCGAGGCACGGCGGATGCAATCTACCGTAACCTGAATTTTATTGAACAATTCGATCCTGAGCATGTGCTCATTTTGTCAGGGGATCATATCTATAAAATGGATTACGAGAAAATGCTTCAATACCATAAAGAAAAGGATGCAGATTGCACCATATCGGTCATTGACGTTCCGCTGGAAGAAGCCAGCCGGTTCGGGTTGCTCAACACCCACGATGATTATCGCATCTATGAATTCGAAGAAAAACCTCCTGAACCCAAGAGCACACTCGCTTCCATGGGTATCTATCTATTCAAGTGGGATGTGCTGAAACGCTTCCTGATTCAGGACGAACAGCAGGCATCCACCTCCTATGATTTTGGCAAAGACATCATTCCCTTGCTGCTTGAAAATGAAAAATCATTATATGCTTATCCGTTTGAAGGCTATTGGAAGGACGTCGGTACGATCCGCAGTCTGTGGGAATCCAATATGGACCTGCTGGATGAGGATACGCCGTTTAATCTGAACGACCCGGACTGGCGTATTTACACCCGAAATCCGAATCAGCCTGCGCAATATATTTCACCATCAGCGAAGGTGCGGAATTGCATCATCAGTGAAGGCAGTGTTGTACATGGCGAGGTTAAGCATTCGGTGTTGTTCTACGGAATCGAGGTAGGGGAGAACAGTTCCGTAACCGATTCAGTAATCATGCCAAAAGTGAAGATCGGACAAAATGTACGCATTCACAAAGCTATTATTGCCGAAGGATTGGTGATCCCGGATGGAGTACATCTGTCACCCGCCCCTGAGGATGAAAGTGATATATTACTGGTCGATCAGGAAGAACTGGAACGTCAGCTTCATGAGGGAATGACAAGCAAAGCCTAA
- a CDS encoding PAS domain S-box protein, protein MSNSLAENRSLFEQLYTHAPIGIAVASHVSGRWLQLNPAFCEMLGSSEDELKDSPIVHMIYEEDLDMEEFRSGLLDMTNGLSLMYETELRLKRKDDSLLWATVRACIVRDEVSGEPLYLLVQAKEITKQKDAENRLIIQRKQLEESSQISRLLAESSLDLIAIHHADPERTFKYVSPASKSMLGYEPEEMIGQSGLFCIYPDDLPLVEAYVAGQIQGLAPDRMSYRLQHKDGSVVWADTISHYVYDKQGNLQEMIAVTRDITASKQQQLSLQEYTSLFDCNPLGVASLDLEGNLLKANAGQEQLTGHTKDELLSRPFDHLIDPVDLDKTRYHFEQTVKGKSQSYEIGLIHKDGQRIETSVINVPILLEDRVVGVYGITSDITESKRYVEEIENLSYERALILNAMSEGVIGLDQNGNVIFANPIAAEMMSFCPSEINGKPLDQIMLQMQSEGIPYPSNGNPILQAVREGRTLPRSESVFWRQDGSSFLAEFQLKPMMDLGHNRGAVLVFRDMTSVNDIIRAKELAEHADRAKSEFLAIMSHELRTPLNGIMGMAHLLKETELDEEQNGFADIIIDSGESLLYILNEILDFSKIEAGKMDLERQPVDIQAVLGGVMELFALKASEKNIELYCEMSEQIPERVRGDETRIRQILINLVGNAVKFTEKGSIQVQVNVEPAESYDENHLIMSFSVKDTGIGIPFNKQHQLFQSFSQLDPAINRKYGGTGLGLAISKKLVELMGGAIGVESETGEGADFHFTLLLERWQDESTDPIEKVPDNDLNLDRTSLASGIKILVAEDQSLNSHLLEEMLRKLGGVCDIVENGEEAVKAVERETYDLIFMDIKMPIMDGIEATGEIRKTHPEIPVIAAITAFAGPNDREACLKCGMQDFISKPFSSTEISRVLNTWVPYIRSHHNP, encoded by the coding sequence GTGTCGAATTCACTTGCAGAGAATCGTTCTCTGTTCGAACAATTATACACACATGCACCGATCGGCATTGCTGTAGCGTCGCATGTGAGCGGACGTTGGCTTCAGCTTAACCCTGCATTTTGCGAGATGTTGGGGTCCAGTGAAGATGAATTAAAGGATTCTCCGATTGTACATATGATCTATGAGGAAGATCTGGACATGGAGGAATTTCGATCCGGGTTATTGGATATGACTAATGGGCTAAGTCTGATGTATGAAACCGAGTTGCGGCTTAAGCGCAAGGATGATTCTTTATTGTGGGCGACGGTAAGAGCCTGCATTGTTAGGGATGAGGTCAGCGGTGAGCCCCTTTACTTACTAGTACAGGCAAAGGAAATTACGAAGCAGAAGGATGCTGAAAATCGACTGATTATCCAGCGTAAACAGCTGGAGGAGAGCAGCCAAATCTCCAGATTGCTGGCCGAATCTTCGCTTGACCTAATTGCCATACATCATGCTGATCCGGAGCGGACGTTCAAGTATGTATCTCCAGCCAGCAAAAGCATGTTGGGCTATGAGCCGGAAGAAATGATTGGTCAATCTGGCTTGTTCTGCATTTATCCCGACGATTTGCCTCTCGTTGAGGCTTACGTGGCTGGTCAAATTCAGGGTCTTGCTCCTGATCGTATGAGCTATCGGCTCCAGCATAAGGACGGTTCTGTTGTGTGGGCGGATACCATCTCTCATTATGTTTATGACAAACAGGGGAATCTTCAGGAAATGATCGCAGTGACACGTGATATTACAGCGAGCAAGCAGCAGCAGTTAAGTCTTCAGGAATATACTTCGTTGTTTGACTGTAACCCGCTGGGAGTGGCTTCACTCGATCTGGAGGGGAACTTGTTGAAGGCTAATGCAGGCCAGGAACAATTAACAGGTCATACCAAAGATGAGCTGCTTAGCAGGCCCTTTGATCACCTCATTGATCCGGTAGATCTGGATAAGACGAGGTATCATTTTGAACAAACCGTGAAGGGAAAGTCACAGAGCTATGAGATCGGACTGATTCACAAAGACGGACAGCGTATTGAAACGAGTGTCATTAATGTTCCGATTTTGCTTGAAGATCGAGTCGTCGGCGTTTATGGAATAACCAGTGATATTACAGAGTCGAAAAGATATGTAGAGGAAATTGAAAATCTCAGTTACGAAAGAGCGTTGATCCTTAATGCTATGTCAGAGGGGGTCATTGGCCTCGATCAAAATGGAAACGTGATATTTGCCAATCCCATTGCAGCGGAGATGATGAGTTTCTGCCCATCTGAAATAAATGGCAAGCCGCTTGATCAGATTATGTTACAAATGCAAAGCGAAGGTATTCCTTATCCGTCGAATGGCAATCCAATTCTTCAAGCGGTACGTGAGGGGCGAACCCTGCCGCGATCAGAGTCCGTATTTTGGAGGCAGGATGGCTCCAGCTTTCTGGCGGAGTTCCAGTTGAAACCGATGATGGATCTGGGTCACAACCGTGGTGCTGTACTCGTTTTCCGCGATATGACATCAGTGAATGACATCATTCGTGCCAAGGAATTAGCAGAACATGCGGACCGAGCGAAATCCGAGTTCCTGGCGATTATGAGCCACGAGCTTCGTACACCTCTCAATGGTATTATGGGAATGGCACATTTGTTAAAGGAAACAGAGCTGGATGAGGAGCAGAATGGCTTCGCTGATATCATCATTGACAGTGGTGAATCACTGTTGTATATCCTGAACGAAATCCTGGATTTCAGCAAGATTGAGGCAGGGAAAATGGACCTGGAACGACAGCCCGTTGACATCCAAGCCGTTCTTGGCGGGGTCATGGAACTGTTTGCGCTTAAAGCTTCGGAAAAAAATATTGAACTATACTGCGAGATGTCAGAACAAATTCCTGAACGTGTAAGGGGCGATGAAACACGGATTCGCCAGATTCTTATAAATCTGGTGGGCAATGCTGTGAAATTCACGGAAAAGGGAAGCATTCAGGTTCAGGTAAACGTCGAACCTGCGGAGTCTTATGATGAGAATCACCTTATCATGTCATTTTCGGTCAAAGATACGGGGATTGGCATTCCATTCAATAAGCAGCATCAACTGTTCCAGTCCTTTTCACAGCTTGACCCGGCTATTAATCGCAAATACGGAGGCACAGGTCTGGGGCTCGCCATCAGCAAGAAATTGGTAGAACTCATGGGCGGTGCCATTGGTGTAGAAAGTGAGACTGGAGAAGGGGCAGATTTTCACTTCACTCTGCTACTTGAACGATGGCAAGATGAATCCACTGATCCGATTGAGAAGGTTCCTGACAACGACCTGAATCTGGATCGAACAAGCCTGGCATCAGGCATCAAAATTCTTGTGGCGGAGGATCAGTCACTGAACAGTCATTTGCTTGAGGAAATGCTACGTAAACTTGGTGGTGTATGTGACATTGTGGAGAACGGGGAAGAAGCGGTCAAAGCCGTGGAAAGGGAGACATACGATCTAATATTTATGGATATTAAAATGCCTATTATGGACGGGATAGAAGCAACAGGCGAAATCAGGAAAACCCACCCTGAGATCCCCGTCATTGCTGCCATAACAGCCTTTGCAGGTCCGAATGACCGTGAAGCCTGTCTGAAATGCGGAATGCAGGATTTTATCAGCAAACCGTTCAGTTCCACGGAAATAAGTCGTGTACTCAACACCTGGGTCCCCTATATTCGATCCCATCATAATCCATGA
- a CDS encoding metallophosphoesterase family protein, producing MSDIHGCYDEFNALLEQAGYDPKQDELILLGDYVDRGPKSKEVVEQIMQMHEQYNIIVIKGNHDAMMVNALNHDVEEYDKHWIRNGGLQTLASYVEVSLDDEQLDWDVYTEAKQWLRTHYEHHLRFLGQLPLVYEIPGYIFVHAGINPDVEDWRTQSERDFIWIREPFYSRPTSLKETVVFGHTPVKNLHHEPGVWFDPSGDKIGIDGGCAYGARLNLLEISEDGRLQAFFVKRGETREGPEV from the coding sequence ATTAGTGATATTCATGGCTGTTACGACGAATTCAATGCTCTGCTTGAGCAGGCAGGATACGATCCGAAGCAAGACGAGCTGATTTTGTTAGGTGATTATGTCGACCGCGGGCCGAAGAGCAAAGAGGTCGTGGAACAGATTATGCAGATGCATGAGCAGTACAACATTATTGTGATCAAAGGAAATCATGATGCGATGATGGTCAACGCGCTGAACCATGATGTCGAGGAATATGACAAACACTGGATTCGTAATGGAGGCTTACAGACGCTGGCCAGCTATGTAGAGGTCTCTTTGGACGATGAGCAGTTGGACTGGGATGTTTATACTGAAGCCAAACAGTGGCTCCGCACACACTATGAGCATCATCTTCGTTTTTTGGGACAACTTCCTCTTGTATATGAAATTCCTGGTTATATCTTTGTACATGCCGGGATTAATCCGGATGTGGAGGATTGGCGGACCCAGTCAGAGCGTGACTTCATTTGGATTCGGGAGCCGTTCTATTCAAGACCAACTTCGCTCAAAGAGACGGTGGTATTTGGTCATACGCCAGTCAAAAATTTGCATCACGAGCCAGGTGTCTGGTTTGACCCAAGTGGGGACAAGATTGGTATCGATGGTGGATGTGCTTATGGTGCTCGATTGAACTTGCTGGAAATTAGCGAAGATGGAAGGCTTCAGGCCTTTTTTGTAAAAAGGGGAGAGACCCGCGAGGGTCCCGAGGTTTAA
- a CDS encoding manganese-dependent inorganic pyrophosphatase: MEKALIFGHKNPDTDTICSAIAYADLKTKLGQDVEAVRLGEVNGETQFALDQFKVAAPRLIKTAANEVNKVILVDHNERQQSVSDIEDVTVVEVIDHHRIANFETSQPLYFRAEPVGCTATILNKLYKENGVEISAPIAGLMLSAIISDSLLFKSPTCTEQDVAAARELAAIAGVDADSYGLDMLKAGADLSQKTIAELISLDAKEFAMGQAKVEIAQVNAVDVNDVLVKQPELEAAIEAIISSKGLDLFVFVVTDILNNDSVALAYGASTKAVEKAYNVTLTDSRALLKGVVSRKSQIVPVLTEAFNSL, from the coding sequence ATGGAAAAAGCATTAATCTTCGGTCACAAAAATCCCGATACGGATACGATTTGCTCGGCTATTGCCTATGCAGACTTGAAAACAAAATTGGGTCAGGACGTTGAAGCTGTTCGTCTCGGCGAAGTTAACGGCGAAACTCAATTTGCACTGGACCAATTCAAAGTGGCAGCGCCACGTCTGATCAAAACAGCAGCCAACGAAGTGAACAAGGTCATTCTGGTTGACCACAACGAGCGTCAGCAAAGTGTCAGCGATATTGAGGACGTGACGGTTGTTGAAGTCATCGACCACCACCGGATCGCAAACTTTGAGACAAGCCAGCCGCTGTATTTCCGTGCAGAACCTGTTGGTTGTACAGCAACCATTTTGAATAAATTGTACAAAGAAAACGGCGTGGAAATCAGCGCACCGATTGCTGGTCTGATGCTGTCCGCGATTATCTCCGATTCCCTGTTGTTCAAATCTCCAACATGCACAGAGCAGGATGTAGCAGCAGCACGTGAACTGGCTGCCATTGCTGGTGTGGATGCAGACAGCTATGGTTTGGATATGCTGAAAGCAGGCGCGGATTTGAGCCAGAAAACGATTGCTGAACTGATTTCCCTGGATGCGAAAGAATTCGCAATGGGCCAAGCGAAAGTGGAGATTGCACAAGTGAACGCGGTTGACGTGAATGATGTACTTGTGAAGCAACCTGAGCTTGAAGCAGCGATTGAAGCGATCATTTCCAGCAAAGGTCTCGATCTGTTCGTATTTGTCGTAACCGACATCCTGAACAACGATTCCGTTGCACTGGCTTACGGTGCCTCCACCAAGGCTGTTGAAAAAGCATACAATGTGACATTGACCGATAGCAGAGCGCTGCTCAAAGGTGTAGTATCCCGCAAATCGCAGATTGTTCCGGTTCTGACCGAAGCGTTCAACTCATTGTAG
- a CDS encoding iron-containing alcohol dehydrogenase, producing MATHAYYVPPVNLMGRGCLQEAGKMIQDMGIRKALVVSDRRLISSGVAEQVLSILRKSGLDYVVYDEVQPNPTCQNVHDGLQVFQDHGCDAIISIGGGSPQDAAKGIGIVATNGGHIRDYEGLHQSKHKSVPLVAINTTAGTSSEVTMNYVITDEERKVKMVMVDRNSLVDLSVNDPELMLSKPASLTAATGMDALTHAVEAMVTPGGFTVTSATAAAAVELIFEYLPRAVKDGSDLEAREHMTYACFLGGIAFNNAGLGYVHAMAHQLGGVYDLPHGVCNAMLLPYVEEMNARHVPGKFRHIAKAIGMNVKGRSDKECSEYVIEAIRQLSKEVGIPEKLSELGVKDPDVELLADNAMKDACTPGNPYQPSKDEVMELFRKII from the coding sequence ATGGCAACACATGCTTATTATGTTCCGCCCGTGAACTTGATGGGTAGAGGATGTTTGCAGGAAGCAGGCAAGATGATTCAGGACATGGGGATTCGCAAAGCGCTAGTTGTAAGCGATCGTCGATTGATTTCTTCCGGCGTTGCTGAACAAGTGCTGTCTATACTAAGAAAATCAGGGTTAGACTATGTGGTATATGATGAGGTTCAGCCCAATCCAACCTGTCAGAACGTACATGACGGACTTCAAGTATTTCAGGATCATGGCTGTGACGCCATTATATCGATAGGCGGAGGTTCACCTCAGGATGCTGCCAAAGGCATTGGCATTGTGGCAACTAATGGTGGACATATCCGTGATTATGAAGGATTGCACCAATCGAAACACAAGTCCGTGCCACTTGTTGCGATTAACACAACGGCGGGCACATCAAGTGAGGTGACCATGAACTACGTGATTACAGATGAGGAACGCAAGGTGAAAATGGTGATGGTGGATCGAAACAGTCTTGTTGACCTGTCGGTGAATGATCCGGAACTGATGCTGAGCAAGCCTGCGAGTCTAACTGCGGCCACAGGCATGGATGCTTTGACCCATGCGGTGGAAGCGATGGTGACGCCTGGCGGGTTTACTGTGACAAGTGCGACAGCGGCTGCTGCCGTGGAATTGATCTTTGAATACTTGCCCAGAGCCGTCAAGGATGGAAGTGATCTGGAAGCAAGAGAGCATATGACCTATGCATGTTTCCTTGGTGGAATTGCTTTTAATAATGCGGGTTTGGGGTATGTCCATGCGATGGCTCACCAACTTGGCGGGGTCTATGATTTGCCGCATGGGGTATGTAACGCGATGCTTCTTCCTTATGTAGAAGAAATGAATGCCAGACATGTACCCGGTAAATTCCGGCATATTGCCAAAGCGATTGGTATGAACGTGAAGGGCAGAAGTGATAAGGAGTGCTCCGAATATGTAATTGAAGCCATTCGTCAGCTTTCCAAGGAAGTTGGTATTCCTGAGAAGCTGTCTGAATTGGGTGTGAAAGATCCTGATGTTGAGTTGCTGGCGGATAACGCCATGAAAGATGCCTGTACACCAGGCAATCCCTATCAGCCATCCAAAGATGAAGTGATGGAGCTGTTCCGTAAAATTATATAG
- a CDS encoding M3 family oligoendopeptidase, translated as MKFSEYTYTRPDLEHIKTSFRQLLSGFEDAATVEEQSGYMDKINALRSDFETQAQLVYIRHSIDTNDTFYKTENEFLDESSPIIQEYITDYYRALVNSKFRAELEQKWGSQLFQLADLSLKTFSPEIIEDLQKENKLSTEYNQLIASAKIPFEGEERTLPQLHPFELSTDRSMRERASEARYTFMAEHEAEFDRIYDELVKVRTQIAKKLGYPSYVELGYDRMNRTDYNAEMVSNFRAQVRDYIVPVATKLRERQRSRIDVDTLYYYDQGFSFKTGNPTPKGDAEWIIDNGKKMYAELSPETDTFFQMMTDNELMDLVSKKGKQGGGYCTFLNDYKVPFIFSNFNGTSGDIDVLTHEAGHAFQVYESRDFAVPEYNWPTYESAEIHSMSMEFFTWPWMELFFKEDTDKYKFDHLSSGLLFIPYGVAVDEFQHFVYANPDATPAERKQAWRNIEKTYLPHINYKDNAYLEQGGFWHKQGHIFSSPFYYIDYTLAQICAFQFWKRSNQDMKSAWADYLALCKAGGSLSFTGLVELAGLNSPFEDGCVSSVIGDIEAWLDGVDDKAL; from the coding sequence ATGAAATTTAGTGAGTATACGTATACACGTCCCGATCTGGAACATATCAAAACGTCATTTCGTCAGCTTCTGAGTGGTTTTGAAGATGCGGCTACAGTTGAAGAGCAAAGCGGTTACATGGATAAAATTAACGCTTTGCGCAGTGATTTTGAGACGCAGGCACAATTGGTTTACATCCGTCATTCCATTGACACCAATGATACATTTTACAAGACAGAAAACGAATTTTTGGATGAAAGCTCCCCGATCATTCAAGAATACATCACCGATTATTATCGGGCTTTGGTGAACTCCAAATTCCGTGCTGAACTGGAACAAAAATGGGGTTCACAGCTGTTCCAGCTGGCGGATCTGTCCCTGAAAACATTCAGCCCTGAAATTATCGAGGACCTTCAGAAAGAGAACAAACTTTCCACGGAATACAACCAGCTCATTGCTTCGGCCAAAATTCCGTTTGAAGGTGAAGAACGCACGTTGCCGCAGCTGCATCCTTTTGAGTTGTCCACGGATCGCTCCATGCGGGAGCGCGCCTCAGAAGCAAGATATACGTTCATGGCTGAACATGAGGCCGAATTCGATCGTATTTACGACGAGCTGGTTAAAGTGCGTACACAAATCGCGAAGAAGCTGGGATATCCTTCATACGTTGAACTTGGTTATGATCGCATGAACCGTACGGATTATAACGCAGAGATGGTATCGAATTTCAGAGCACAAGTTCGTGATTATATCGTGCCTGTAGCAACGAAGCTTAGAGAACGTCAACGCAGCCGGATTGATGTGGATACCCTCTATTATTACGATCAGGGTTTCAGCTTCAAAACGGGTAACCCGACACCGAAGGGTGACGCGGAGTGGATTATTGACAATGGTAAAAAAATGTACGCTGAATTGTCACCGGAAACGGATACGTTTTTCCAGATGATGACCGACAATGAACTGATGGATCTGGTGAGCAAAAAAGGCAAGCAGGGCGGAGGGTATTGCACCTTCCTGAATGATTACAAAGTGCCTTTTATTTTCTCCAACTTCAACGGTACATCCGGCGATATCGATGTATTAACTCATGAAGCAGGCCATGCTTTCCAGGTATATGAGAGCCGTGACTTTGCAGTGCCTGAGTATAACTGGCCTACGTATGAATCCGCGGAGATCCATTCCATGAGTATGGAGTTCTTCACATGGCCGTGGATGGAATTGTTCTTCAAGGAAGACACGGACAAATACAAGTTTGATCACCTGTCTTCCGGGCTGCTCTTTATTCCTTACGGTGTAGCAGTCGATGAATTCCAGCATTTCGTCTATGCCAACCCGGATGCAACACCAGCGGAACGCAAGCAGGCATGGCGCAACATTGAGAAGACGTATCTGCCACACATCAACTACAAGGATAACGCCTATCTGGAGCAGGGCGGATTCTGGCATAAACAGGGTCATATTTTCTCCTCGCCATTCTATTATATTGACTATACGCTTGCACAAATCTGTGCATTCCAGTTCTGGAAACGCAGCAATCAGGATATGAAGTCTGCATGGGCTGACTATCTGGCATTGTGCAAAGCCGGTGGAAGCTTGTCCTTCACGGGATTGGTCGAACTGGCAGGTCTGAATTCTCCGTTTGAAGACGGCTGCGTGTCCTCTGTCATCGGCGATATCGAAGCATGGCTGGACGGAGTAGACGATAAGGCGCTATAA
- a CDS encoding protein-glutamine gamma-glutamyltransferase, giving the protein MIIVANQPIELVSSDWSAFEWHWLQQLQPGSTVYTYQSMDHLHFEWALRKSLVDAAEALDRSGVSFASFEKSRCNPDFWNRNAEGGFELRSDVTPANGIRDIWKNGHLYAFECATATVIVLYGGVLGSIREDDFNSLFYNLLLYDWHYDSDLRLTEKNGSNSALPGDVLYFKNPDVSPETPEWQGENTIMLRENLYYGHGIGIASGEEMIRSLNQNRIPGSTVSAYLMDTVIYPDFLYLSRYAKNSNINTHTASSTPVLPGQLYVRIGGSRYLRT; this is encoded by the coding sequence ATGATCATTGTTGCGAATCAGCCCATTGAACTGGTGAGCTCGGATTGGTCTGCATTTGAATGGCACTGGTTGCAGCAGCTGCAACCAGGTTCAACCGTTTATACGTATCAATCCATGGATCATCTTCACTTTGAATGGGCTTTGCGAAAATCGCTTGTTGATGCAGCGGAAGCATTGGATCGAAGCGGGGTCAGCTTTGCCTCATTCGAGAAATCCAGATGTAATCCGGATTTTTGGAATCGAAATGCTGAAGGAGGCTTTGAATTAAGATCCGATGTGACCCCTGCAAATGGAATTCGGGACATCTGGAAGAACGGTCATTTGTATGCATTTGAATGTGCCACTGCTACAGTAATCGTGCTATATGGTGGCGTATTGGGGAGCATCCGTGAGGATGACTTCAACTCACTATTCTACAACCTGCTGCTCTATGACTGGCATTATGACAGCGATTTGCGATTAACGGAAAAGAATGGAAGCAACTCTGCTCTCCCAGGAGATGTATTATACTTCAAAAATCCAGACGTATCACCAGAAACACCAGAGTGGCAAGGAGAAAACACCATAATGCTGCGTGAGAACTTATATTATGGACATGGGATCGGCATTGCAAGCGGAGAAGAAATGATTCGTTCACTGAATCAGAACCGCATTCCCGGAAGTACCGTATCGGCTTATTTAATGGATACGGTCATTTATCCAGACTTTTTATATCTCTCCCGCTACGCCAAGAACAGTAACATCAACACACATACTGCTTCTTCCACTCCGGTCTTGCCAGGACAGTTATATGTACGTATTGGAGGCAGCCGCTATTTGCGGACATGA